The following proteins come from a genomic window of Microbacterium sp. SY138:
- a CDS encoding CCA tRNA nucleotidyltransferase, with protein MLNMADGLARLGALAENPVVRTLATAFEEAGFDLAVVGGPVRDALLGRVTHDLDFTTNASPDEILTIVTPISTAQWDIGRAFGTIGARVQREQVEITTYRADSYDGVTRKPTVEFGDTIDGDLVRRDFTVNSMALQVPSVKLVDPTGGVEDLIAGVLRTPADPRISFGDDPLRMLRAARFSAQLGFRVEEATAEAIAELRETLKIVSPERIQSELVRLMQTEDPVRGIRVLVDTGLIDEFLPEVTELRLEVDEHHHHKDVYEHSLTVLAQAIELEHSRHPGAAPDVPLRIAALLHDIGKPRTRKLEAGGVVTFHHHDVVGARMARKRLQALRFDTETTNAVATLIELHLRFFGYAEGAWTDAAVRRYVRDAGDLLERLHILTRADVTTRNKRKAGRLASAYDDIESRIAALREQEELDAIRPELDGNRIQQVLGISPGREVGEAYRFLLDLRLDEGVLGPDVAEQRLREWWAARG; from the coding sequence ATGCTCAATATGGCTGACGGCCTCGCCCGTCTCGGTGCGCTCGCCGAGAATCCGGTCGTCCGCACCCTCGCGACGGCGTTCGAGGAGGCCGGCTTCGATCTGGCCGTCGTCGGTGGTCCGGTGCGCGATGCGCTGCTCGGACGCGTGACCCATGACCTCGACTTCACGACCAACGCCTCGCCCGACGAGATCCTGACCATCGTCACGCCGATCTCGACCGCCCAGTGGGACATCGGCCGGGCGTTCGGCACGATCGGCGCGCGCGTGCAGCGCGAACAGGTCGAGATCACGACGTATCGTGCCGACAGCTACGACGGTGTGACCCGCAAGCCCACGGTGGAGTTCGGCGACACGATCGACGGCGACCTCGTGCGCCGCGACTTCACCGTCAACTCCATGGCCCTGCAGGTGCCGTCGGTCAAGCTCGTCGACCCGACCGGTGGGGTGGAAGATCTGATCGCTGGTGTTCTGCGCACCCCGGCGGACCCCCGGATCTCGTTCGGCGACGACCCCCTGCGCATGCTGCGCGCCGCGCGCTTCAGCGCCCAGCTCGGCTTCCGCGTCGAAGAGGCCACGGCCGAGGCGATCGCCGAGCTCCGCGAGACGCTGAAGATCGTGAGTCCGGAGCGCATCCAGTCCGAGCTCGTGCGCCTCATGCAGACCGAAGACCCGGTGCGCGGGATCCGCGTGCTGGTCGACACCGGGCTGATCGACGAGTTCCTGCCCGAGGTCACCGAGCTGCGCCTCGAGGTCGACGAGCACCACCACCACAAGGACGTCTACGAGCACTCGCTCACCGTGCTCGCCCAGGCGATCGAGCTCGAGCACTCCCGGCACCCCGGCGCCGCGCCCGACGTGCCGCTGCGCATCGCGGCACTCCTGCACGACATCGGCAAGCCGCGCACCCGCAAGCTCGAGGCCGGGGGAGTGGTCACGTTCCACCACCACGATGTGGTCGGGGCGCGCATGGCGCGCAAGCGGCTGCAGGCGCTGCGCTTCGACACCGAGACCACGAACGCCGTCGCCACGCTCATCGAGCTGCACCTGCGCTTCTTCGGCTACGCCGAGGGCGCCTGGACGGATGCGGCCGTGCGTCGCTACGTGCGCGATGCCGGCGATCTGCTGGAGCGCCTGCACATCCTCACCCGCGCCGACGTGACCACGCGGAACAAGCGCAAGGCCGGTCGTCTCGCGAGCGCCTACGACGACATCGAGTCGCGCATCGCCGCACTCCGCGAGCAGGAGGAGCTCGACGCGATCCGTCCGGAGCTCGACGGCAACCGCATCCAGCAGGTGCTCGGCATCAGCCCCGGACGCGAGGTCGGCGAGGCGTACCGGTTCCTCCTCGACCTGCGCCTGGACGAGGGCGTGCTCGGGCCCGATGTCGCCGAGCAGCGGCTTCGGGAGTGGTGGGCCGCGCGCGGCTGA